A region from the Chlamydiales bacterium genome encodes:
- a CDS encoding valine--tRNA ligase gives MAELDKAYDPKKVEEKWSQFWEQGGFFKADAKSTKPAYSISIPPPNVTGVLHMGHALGDTLQDVLIRWKRMSGYEALWVPGTDHAGIATQTVVEKQLIAKTGKRRKEFSREEFLSHVWAWKETSENQILSQIKRLGCSCDWSRLAFTMDEKRNLAVRTMFKKMFDDGLIYRGDYLVNWDPITQTALADDEVEYEERTTSLWYIRYPVEGSRESIIIATTRPETMLGDVAVAVSPSDHRYSSLIGSTLILPLMGRRIPVVADHHVDPTFGTGVVKITPAHDPNDYEIAHRHNLPLINILTPDGHINENGGEFQGLPKEEAREIIVQKLKELKLLERVEPYKHRVGLSYRSKAIIEPYLSKQWFVRMAPFKEKLISAVKEGRVKLLPAHWDHTYFHWIENLRDWCISRQLWWGHRIPIWYKKANPEEMICYAGTDLPPEVKKAPEEWAQDEDVLDTWFSSALWPFSILGWPEKTPDLEKFYPNSTLVTGHDILFFWAARMILMGEYALDEPPFTETFIHGLIYGKSYWKYQKDGSTSFVTGKERDGYDLGQPTPPEVHSKWEKMSKSKGNVIDPIEIIDSYGTDAMRMALCASATHARQIDLDRRRFEEFKNFTNKVWNGARFVLMNVEDLTPDAFAKGLDSALFTLEDRWILSLLNKITQEVEGHLEGYAFDKAATCAYDFFWKEFCAYYVELVKPFLFGKVGTPDVRVNKQRVLVTILCHMVRLLHPMAPFVTEELFQILKERFSSDAPLTHEPYVKAASEALRTAACAVASYPKLVRASDIDAEIERRFALMDSIVHAVRNIRAEMQLPPGTATDLILIGSSNDPEFKIVKENQMLVQSLVRIQNMQFETEETPLSFSASAVVGSIKLVIPLPAEMREKELIRLTKEQEKLIQQQNKTREQLANPQFVQRAPAELVEKLKAAIVQADKELAEVMSKLKKFST, from the coding sequence ATGGCAGAACTCGATAAAGCTTACGATCCGAAGAAGGTTGAGGAGAAGTGGTCCCAATTTTGGGAGCAGGGCGGTTTTTTTAAGGCAGATGCGAAGAGCACAAAGCCCGCCTACTCGATCTCTATTCCTCCTCCAAACGTCACAGGTGTGCTCCACATGGGGCATGCGCTTGGCGACACTCTGCAGGACGTGCTGATCCGCTGGAAGCGGATGAGCGGCTATGAGGCTCTCTGGGTTCCTGGGACGGACCATGCGGGCATCGCCACACAAACAGTCGTTGAAAAACAGCTGATCGCAAAAACGGGCAAGCGCCGTAAAGAGTTCTCTAGAGAGGAGTTTCTCTCGCACGTCTGGGCTTGGAAAGAGACGAGCGAAAATCAGATTCTTTCGCAGATCAAACGTCTTGGCTGTTCTTGCGACTGGTCGCGCCTTGCCTTCACCATGGATGAGAAGCGCAACCTTGCCGTGCGCACGATGTTCAAGAAGATGTTTGACGATGGGCTCATCTACCGCGGCGACTACCTCGTGAACTGGGACCCGATCACACAGACCGCTCTTGCCGACGACGAGGTGGAGTATGAAGAGAGAACAACAAGCCTCTGGTATATCCGCTATCCGGTTGAAGGAAGCCGCGAGTCGATTATTATTGCCACTACGCGCCCAGAAACGATGCTCGGAGATGTCGCTGTTGCAGTTTCACCAAGCGACCACAGATATAGCTCACTTATCGGCAGCACACTGATCCTTCCTTTGATGGGAAGACGCATTCCCGTGGTTGCAGATCACCACGTCGATCCGACATTTGGCACTGGCGTTGTTAAAATTACTCCTGCTCATGATCCAAACGACTATGAGATCGCCCACAGACACAATCTTCCCCTTATCAACATCCTCACTCCCGACGGGCACATCAATGAGAATGGCGGAGAGTTTCAAGGGCTTCCAAAAGAAGAGGCGCGCGAGATCATCGTGCAGAAGCTCAAAGAGCTAAAACTACTAGAGCGCGTAGAGCCCTATAAGCACAGAGTGGGCCTCTCCTACCGCTCAAAAGCGATCATCGAACCCTACCTCTCTAAGCAGTGGTTTGTTCGCATGGCGCCCTTCAAAGAGAAGCTGATCTCTGCCGTAAAAGAGGGACGCGTTAAGCTCCTTCCGGCTCACTGGGATCACACCTACTTCCACTGGATTGAGAATCTTCGCGACTGGTGCATCTCGAGGCAGCTCTGGTGGGGACATCGCATTCCCATCTGGTACAAAAAGGCGAACCCGGAAGAGATGATCTGCTATGCAGGCACAGATCTTCCCCCTGAAGTTAAGAAGGCGCCCGAAGAGTGGGCTCAAGACGAGGACGTACTCGACACCTGGTTCTCATCCGCTCTCTGGCCCTTCAGCATCCTGGGCTGGCCCGAGAAGACGCCAGATCTGGAGAAGTTCTATCCCAACAGCACGCTTGTTACCGGACACGACATCCTCTTCTTCTGGGCAGCGCGCATGATTCTCATGGGAGAATATGCTCTCGACGAGCCACCATTTACCGAGACCTTCATCCACGGCCTTATCTACGGAAAGTCCTACTGGAAGTATCAGAAGGATGGCTCCACCTCTTTTGTCACCGGCAAAGAGCGCGATGGATACGATCTCGGACAGCCCACACCTCCTGAAGTGCACTCCAAGTGGGAGAAGATGTCCAAATCGAAGGGAAACGTCATCGACCCGATCGAAATCATCGACAGTTACGGAACCGATGCGATGCGCATGGCGCTCTGTGCAAGTGCCACTCACGCGAGGCAGATCGACCTCGACCGCAGACGCTTTGAAGAGTTTAAGAACTTCACCAACAAGGTCTGGAACGGCGCGCGTTTTGTGCTGATGAACGTAGAGGATCTCACCCCAGATGCTTTTGCAAAAGGTCTGGATTCAGCTCTATTTACACTCGAAGACCGCTGGATTCTTTCGCTTCTGAATAAAATTACTCAAGAGGTAGAGGGACATTTAGAGGGTTATGCGTTCGACAAGGCTGCAACCTGCGCCTACGACTTCTTCTGGAAAGAGTTCTGCGCCTACTACGTCGAACTTGTGAAGCCCTTCCTTTTTGGAAAGGTGGGAACTCCTGATGTGCGCGTAAACAAGCAGAGAGTGCTTGTGACAATTCTCTGCCACATGGTGCGCCTCTTGCATCCGATGGCGCCTTTTGTGACTGAAGAGCTCTTCCAGATTCTGAAAGAGCGCTTTAGCTCTGATGCCCCTCTCACTCATGAGCCGTATGTGAAAGCAGCTTCAGAAGCTCTTCGCACTGCTGCCTGCGCAGTTGCGTCTTATCCCAAGCTTGTACGCGCAAGCGATATCGATGCTGAGATCGAGCGCCGTTTTGCGCTGATGGATAGCATCGTTCACGCTGTGCGCAACATTCGTGCAGAGATGCAGCTCCCTCCCGGCACTGCCACCGACCTGATCCTCATCGGCTCTTCAAACGATCCGGAGTTTAAGATCGTAAAAGAGAATCAGATGCTGGTTCAGAGTCTTGTGCGCATCCAGAACATGCAGTTTGAAACAGAAGAGACGCCCCTCTCCTTCTCGGCCAGCGCAGTGGTAGGCAGCATCAAGCTTGTTATCCCACTCCCTGCAGAGATGAGAGAGAAGGAGCTGATCCGCCTTACCAAAGAGCAGGAGAAGCTAATCCAGCAGCAGAATAAGACGCGCGAGCAGCTGGCTAATCCACAATTTGTTCAGAGAGCCCCCGCAGAACTTGTAGAAAAATTGAAAGCTGCTATTGTGCAAGCAGATAAAGAGCTCGCAGAAGTGATGAGCAAGCTCAAGAAATTTTCTACTTAA
- a CDS encoding copper-translocating P-type ATPase: MTDQYTCPMHPEVLQDTPGSCPICGMALESRGFSAETQEDSELSSMTRRFGVCLALTLPLMLLFLFGDLLSPASSMWIEALLATPVVLWGAWPFFVRGGRSIINGKLNMFTLISIGVGSAYIYSIIALFFPELFPSPTSIDVAAPKEGVSVYFEASAAITVLVLLGQVLELRARSKTSHAIRALLGLSPKTATLVSRNGQEQEVLFDQVTRGDILRVKPGEKIPVDGVVIEGFSRVDESMISGEPLPQDKRVGSRVIGATLNQSGSFLMRAEKVGSETLLARIVQMVSEAQRSRAPIQKLADRVSGYFVPAVVMIAILTFWIWYLVGPEPALANGIINAVSVLIIACPCALGLATPMSIMVGVEKGASEGILIKNAEALEQLEKVNTVICDKTGTLTEGKIRLNTIYSIESGGEDRLLRYAASLELGSEHPLAQPIVEAAKEKGLALEKVEEFQSHAGLGVTGVIDGKSVAVGNRQLMITLGLDVSALHDMAESYRGQAQTAIFVAVDKKPIGVLAVFDKIKESTLEAIDLLHEAKIRIVMLTGDNFTTARVVAKKLNIDEVEAEILPEHKGKIVKQLQERGKIVAMAGDGINDAPALAQADVGIAMGTGSDAAIESAGITLVHGDLRGIARARNLSIATMHNIRQNLWFAFIYNALGVPIATGILYPSFDILLSPVIASAAMAFSSVSVVWNALRLHRAKI; encoded by the coding sequence ATGACAGATCAGTACACCTGTCCGATGCACCCCGAGGTGCTTCAGGATACTCCTGGCTCTTGTCCCATTTGCGGAATGGCGCTTGAATCGAGAGGATTTTCTGCCGAAACGCAGGAAGATAGTGAGCTCAGCTCGATGACAAGGCGTTTTGGCGTCTGCCTTGCGCTGACACTTCCCCTCATGCTCCTCTTTCTTTTTGGAGACCTTCTCTCCCCTGCCAGCAGCATGTGGATCGAAGCGCTCCTTGCAACGCCTGTTGTCCTCTGGGGCGCCTGGCCCTTTTTTGTACGCGGAGGCCGGTCGATCATCAATGGGAAGCTCAATATGTTCACACTGATCTCGATCGGTGTGGGCTCCGCATATATCTACAGCATTATCGCTCTCTTCTTTCCTGAGCTCTTCCCCTCTCCGACATCAATCGATGTAGCAGCACCAAAAGAAGGCGTCAGCGTATACTTCGAAGCTTCTGCTGCAATCACTGTGCTTGTGCTTTTGGGACAGGTCCTAGAACTTAGGGCCCGCAGCAAGACGAGCCATGCAATTAGAGCGCTTCTGGGCCTCTCTCCAAAAACGGCAACTCTCGTATCGCGAAACGGCCAAGAGCAGGAGGTTCTATTCGATCAGGTTACCCGAGGAGATATCCTGCGCGTTAAACCCGGAGAGAAGATCCCCGTGGATGGAGTGGTGATCGAGGGCTTCAGCCGTGTTGATGAGTCGATGATCTCTGGAGAGCCGCTACCACAAGATAAAAGAGTTGGAAGCAGAGTGATCGGCGCCACATTAAACCAGAGCGGCAGCTTCCTCATGCGCGCAGAAAAAGTGGGCAGCGAAACCCTGCTTGCACGCATTGTGCAGATGGTAAGTGAAGCTCAACGAAGCAGGGCTCCAATTCAGAAGTTGGCAGATAGAGTATCGGGCTATTTTGTCCCCGCAGTTGTCATGATCGCAATTCTCACCTTCTGGATCTGGTATCTGGTAGGGCCAGAGCCTGCGCTCGCAAACGGAATCATTAATGCCGTCTCGGTGCTGATTATCGCCTGTCCCTGCGCTCTTGGTCTTGCAACCCCGATGTCGATCATGGTTGGAGTTGAAAAAGGAGCAAGCGAGGGGATCTTGATCAAGAATGCAGAGGCACTTGAACAGCTTGAAAAGGTCAATACCGTCATCTGCGATAAAACGGGCACCTTGACCGAAGGTAAGATCCGCCTGAACACGATCTACTCGATTGAGAGTGGTGGTGAAGATCGCCTTCTTCGCTATGCCGCGAGTTTAGAGCTCGGCAGCGAGCATCCTCTTGCTCAACCCATCGTCGAGGCGGCAAAAGAGAAGGGGCTCGCTCTTGAGAAGGTAGAAGAGTTTCAGTCGCATGCGGGTCTTGGAGTAACCGGCGTCATCGACGGCAAGAGCGTGGCAGTTGGCAACAGGCAGCTGATGATCACTTTGGGGCTCGACGTCTCGGCTCTCCACGACATGGCAGAGAGCTATAGGGGGCAGGCCCAGACAGCGATCTTTGTGGCTGTAGATAAAAAGCCGATTGGTGTCCTCGCAGTGTTTGATAAGATTAAAGAGTCCACTCTCGAGGCGATCGATCTGCTTCATGAAGCTAAAATCCGGATCGTGATGCTTACAGGAGATAACTTCACAACAGCGCGCGTCGTTGCTAAAAAGTTGAATATCGATGAAGTGGAAGCGGAGATACTTCCTGAGCATAAGGGCAAGATTGTAAAGCAGCTTCAAGAGCGTGGCAAGATCGTCGCAATGGCAGGAGATGGAATCAATGACGCACCCGCGCTTGCTCAAGCAGACGTCGGCATCGCCATGGGGACAGGCTCCGATGCTGCAATTGAAAGCGCCGGCATCACTCTCGTTCACGGAGATCTGCGCGGTATCGCACGAGCCCGCAACCTCAGCATCGCCACTATGCACAACATCCGTCAGAACCTCTGGTTCGCTTTTATTTACAACGCCCTCGGCGTTCCTATCGCCACGGGCATTCTCTATCCCTCATTCGATATTCTACTCAGCCCGGTGATCGCAAGCGCTGCTATGGCCTTCAGCTCCGTCTCCGTCGTCTGGAACGCCCTCCGTCTCCACCGCGCCAAAATCTAG
- a CDS encoding protein kinase produces MHQSPTKIGPFELVGSLGKGGMGEVFLGRDPSCGRLIAIKRIRPDLAKHKVMHERFLREAKIAAQLTHPSIIPIYAICDSAESSYYTMPYVEGETLKEILLTTRQQEKKGEPQHPVGSSVPALMRIFLHICQAIAYVHSRGVLHRDLKPENIIIGKYGEVVILDWGLADFLGKNGDDLPAPAIEHTHPEITGPGKIPGTLVYMEPERAQGERPSLLTDIYALGVILYQLLTLRLPFHRTTLPEFRKQMAREEILDPVEASPYRDIPLQLAAIAKKCLSPKKEDRYQKVTDLIEELQNYSEGRPEWIPAAELNLGQKADWEFEENILVAKHLAITRQPDVMEWVNLMISKGSFPGNIRMETKISLGASGRGVGILLCVPERSERVGLNEGYSFWLSAEEEASSRLFRSGIEVMALPGVVLKRGQQHTLCIEKFDNNVRLFLDGKLQMHYLSHRPVIGTHVGLLLRDADLQMEALKIFVGSLSVEVNCLAVPDAFLANRLYGKALSEYRRIGYCFPGRAEGREALFRAGVTLLEEATSETRKTRKKLLFSLALEEFSRLRTTPGAPLEYLGKSLVYKVWGEIEDEVKCLELALRKYPRHPLLPILTEEITFRLHESTAQDKVSAYHFALLALRQLPHIFSTQDGQKLLESLKNHLEPLPFIDESADQIDFLANLSVQLAFWLAKPITLIEILESHPPKEIADNALFALLYLGCTALAKEHLPPDSPLLMVDESPKKALENFFAIYPTPRGFSEQRACRYLFRKILDRQRSSLLLPYLKVIEESGMDDLIATVLLHEKKWEAASALFSRYSLSELSNPYSPLFTLYGCLLRKLEGKKASLDHFSSIDELSYLPTSALLAFFLKGKIDFKKGWSRRAFYWKKVQLLRQLSLFLHSAQSPDRSVWQKRLNQELKYVSKTYPAF; encoded by the coding sequence ATGCATCAATCTCCTACTAAAATTGGACCTTTTGAACTGGTGGGCAGCCTTGGAAAGGGCGGCATGGGAGAGGTCTTTCTGGGCAGGGACCCGAGCTGCGGGCGGCTGATTGCGATAAAGCGCATCCGGCCAGACCTTGCCAAACACAAGGTGATGCACGAGCGCTTCTTGCGAGAGGCAAAAATCGCAGCTCAGCTTACCCACCCTTCGATCATCCCTATTTATGCGATCTGCGATAGTGCGGAGAGCTCCTACTATACGATGCCCTACGTGGAGGGAGAGACCTTAAAAGAGATCCTCCTGACCACGCGCCAGCAGGAGAAGAAGGGAGAGCCTCAGCACCCCGTGGGGAGCTCCGTTCCTGCCCTCATGCGCATCTTTCTGCACATCTGCCAGGCGATCGCCTACGTCCACTCGAGGGGGGTGCTCCACCGCGATCTTAAGCCAGAGAACATCATCATTGGAAAGTATGGCGAGGTGGTGATCCTCGATTGGGGTCTTGCCGATTTTCTAGGCAAAAATGGAGACGACCTACCCGCTCCAGCAATCGAGCACACACATCCAGAGATCACGGGGCCTGGAAAGATCCCGGGCACGCTCGTCTACATGGAGCCGGAGAGGGCGCAGGGAGAGAGGCCCTCGCTTCTTACCGACATCTATGCGCTTGGCGTGATCCTCTACCAGCTGCTAACGCTACGCCTCCCCTTTCACCGCACGACTCTTCCCGAGTTCCGCAAGCAGATGGCCCGCGAGGAGATTCTAGATCCAGTGGAGGCGTCGCCCTATCGAGACATCCCGCTTCAGCTGGCGGCAATTGCAAAGAAGTGCCTCTCTCCCAAAAAAGAGGATCGCTACCAAAAGGTAACCGACCTGATTGAAGAGCTTCAAAACTATAGCGAGGGCAGGCCCGAGTGGATCCCCGCAGCGGAGCTGAACTTGGGGCAAAAAGCTGACTGGGAGTTTGAAGAGAATATCCTGGTTGCAAAACATCTTGCAATCACAAGACAGCCCGACGTGATGGAGTGGGTTAACCTGATGATCTCAAAGGGCTCCTTTCCGGGAAATATTCGCATGGAGACGAAGATCTCGCTTGGCGCAAGCGGAAGAGGAGTTGGCATTCTTCTCTGCGTGCCTGAGCGCTCTGAACGCGTAGGACTCAATGAGGGCTACTCCTTCTGGCTAAGTGCAGAGGAGGAGGCCTCTTCAAGGCTCTTCCGCAGCGGCATCGAGGTGATGGCTCTTCCGGGTGTTGTGTTAAAGCGGGGCCAGCAGCACACGCTATGCATTGAAAAATTTGACAATAACGTTCGCCTTTTTCTAGATGGCAAGCTGCAGATGCACTATTTGAGCCATCGCCCTGTGATAGGCACGCACGTGGGACTGCTTCTGCGCGATGCCGACCTTCAGATGGAGGCGTTAAAAATCTTTGTGGGAAGCTTAAGCGTCGAAGTCAACTGCTTAGCGGTTCCAGATGCCTTCTTGGCGAACCGCCTCTATGGCAAGGCGCTGAGTGAATACCGGCGTATCGGCTACTGCTTTCCGGGAAGGGCTGAGGGAAGGGAGGCTCTCTTCCGCGCGGGCGTTACACTTCTAGAAGAGGCGACCTCTGAGACGAGAAAAACGAGAAAAAAACTCCTCTTCTCACTGGCGCTTGAAGAGTTTAGCAGGCTAAGAACAACGCCTGGGGCTCCCCTGGAGTATTTAGGAAAGTCTCTTGTGTACAAAGTGTGGGGTGAGATCGAAGACGAGGTCAAGTGCCTCGAGCTTGCACTGCGCAAATACCCGAGGCACCCTCTGCTTCCTATTTTAACGGAAGAGATCACCTTCCGCCTGCATGAGAGCACAGCTCAAGATAAAGTCTCCGCCTACCACTTTGCACTTCTTGCGCTTAGACAACTTCCCCACATCTTCTCGACGCAGGATGGGCAGAAACTTCTCGAGAGTTTGAAAAACCACCTAGAGCCGCTCCCCTTCATCGATGAGAGCGCTGACCAGATAGATTTTCTCGCTAACCTCTCGGTTCAGCTCGCCTTCTGGCTTGCGAAGCCGATTACGCTGATTGAAATTTTGGAGAGCCATCCGCCCAAAGAGATCGCGGATAACGCTCTCTTTGCCCTTCTCTATCTCGGATGCACGGCTCTTGCAAAAGAGCATCTCCCCCCAGACTCTCCCCTTCTCATGGTGGATGAGAGCCCGAAAAAAGCGCTGGAGAACTTCTTTGCCATCTATCCGACCCCTCGTGGATTTAGCGAGCAGAGAGCCTGCCGCTACTTATTTAGAAAGATTCTGGATAGACAGAGATCCTCTCTGCTGCTCCCCTACCTGAAAGTGATAGAAGAGAGCGGCATGGATGACCTCATTGCAACTGTTCTGCTGCATGAGAAGAAGTGGGAAGCGGCTTCAGCTCTCTTCTCTCGTTACTCACTATCTGAACTCTCAAATCCCTACTCTCCGCTATTTACTCTCTATGGCTGCCTCCTGCGTAAACTCGAAGGAAAAAAGGCGTCGCTCGACCACTTCTCCTCGATAGACGAGCTCTCCTACCTTCCGACAAGCGCACTTCTCGCCTTCTTTTTAAAAGGAAAGATCGACTTCAAAAAAGGGTGGAGCAGGCGCGCATTCTACTGGAAAAAAGTCCAACTTTTAAGGCAGCTCTCTCTCTTTCTACACTCTGCTCAATCGCCCGACAGAAGTGTCTGGCAGAAGCGCTTAAATCAAGAGTTAAAATATGTCTCAAAAACCTATCCAGCTTTTTAA
- a CDS encoding DMT family transporter encodes MNKDLFQPLDESHLHEAHHFRKGVILMLIFGLFSTCIVALARKLQESTEIPTIMLFQNLVGLLFTLPSVIKHHFKDVRRAPFRLLLIRCIFGQLNTVMVLMAIRSISLANTVLLNNTAPIFVPLVAYFWLKKKIEKKIWIGIFLGFLGVMLILKPTSEVFNYGATYALIGGVFLAVVMITIRLLSSKEKSRVVMFYFFLTGVLLALPFSIATWTALSAQTLILLIGLGLITIIAQSIFMLAFRYGSATQLSPFTYTAVVYSALFDWFFWDKIPTYLSIIGMILVAAGGIYAIFYTRPIKPAKPT; translated from the coding sequence GTGAACAAAGATCTTTTTCAGCCGCTCGATGAGAGTCATCTCCATGAGGCTCACCATTTCCGCAAGGGCGTGATTCTCATGCTCATCTTTGGCCTCTTTTCGACCTGTATCGTAGCTCTTGCGCGCAAGCTGCAAGAGAGCACTGAGATCCCCACTATCATGCTCTTCCAGAATCTGGTTGGACTTCTCTTTACCTTGCCCAGCGTGATAAAGCACCATTTTAAGGATGTGAGGAGAGCCCCTTTTCGCCTACTGCTGATTAGGTGCATTTTTGGTCAGTTGAATACTGTGATGGTTCTTATGGCCATCAGAAGCATCTCGCTTGCAAACACCGTGCTTCTGAATAATACGGCACCGATTTTTGTCCCTCTTGTTGCCTACTTCTGGTTGAAAAAAAAGATTGAGAAGAAGATCTGGATCGGAATTTTTCTCGGATTTCTCGGCGTAATGCTCATTTTGAAACCCACCTCCGAAGTCTTTAACTACGGCGCCACTTATGCGCTCATCGGGGGAGTCTTTCTCGCAGTCGTGATGATTACAATTAGACTGCTCTCATCTAAAGAGAAGAGCCGCGTTGTGATGTTCTACTTCTTTCTTACTGGCGTTCTGCTCGCCCTTCCATTCTCTATTGCAACCTGGACCGCTCTCTCAGCTCAAACTCTAATTCTGCTCATCGGACTCGGGCTAATCACCATCATCGCTCAATCGATTTTTATGCTCGCCTTCCGCTATGGAAGCGCCACGCAGCTCAGCCCCTTTACCTACACCGCAGTTGTCTACTCTGCACTCTTCGACTGGTTCTTCTGGGATAAGATACCCACCTACCTCTCCATCATCGGCATGATCCTCGTAGCCGCAGGCGGCATCTACGCCATCTTCTACACTCGTCCCATCAAGCCCGCAAAACCCACTTAA
- a CDS encoding FAD-dependent monooxygenase, with the protein MSQKPIQLFKSRVALIAGAGPTGLTLACELARRGIDLRLIEPLERRTMQSRALGIQPRTLETFQKMGIIEPFLKHGLPVRQLNVYRNGKKLLEVNLREIDSPFPYILSIPQAETERILTEHLESFGKKIKRGVKLSSIRNGCATLSQKTGEEELIAPTWIIGCDGAHSSVRHSLNVPFKGTKFSEVFILADLTVEGPYAHDEAHLFFSDEGLFGFVPLPQPNQFRLIAPFPEDSKITAETLDLDFFEKMARQRIGFGDLHIKNPTWISLFHVHRRIVSQMRFENIFLAGDAAHIHSPAGGQGLNMSVQDAYNLAWKLAFVESGRAPDSLLNSYQKERHPVAKRVLFSTTLVTEIITSPVKWTKDVASFVMRLLLKTPARMILLRGMAGISIRYKGNSIRSQSFWDRFWCAPKVGVRAPDAELADRTKLFDALRQKDFLLLTFAPLPAHIKEKLESLGIATLLAEGETVRKVYSAKEGSLFLIRPDGYISYRSRTLNQQHLLDYLSAFCYTSAP; encoded by the coding sequence ATGTCTCAAAAACCTATCCAGCTTTTTAAAAGCAGAGTCGCACTAATTGCTGGTGCGGGCCCGACGGGTCTTACGCTGGCGTGCGAACTTGCAAGGAGAGGGATCGATCTTCGTCTTATCGAACCTCTTGAAAGGCGCACGATGCAGTCGCGGGCTCTTGGAATCCAGCCGAGAACACTTGAGACCTTTCAGAAGATGGGAATCATCGAACCCTTTCTTAAACATGGCCTTCCGGTAAGACAGCTCAACGTCTATCGCAATGGAAAAAAGCTACTTGAAGTGAACTTGCGGGAGATAGACTCCCCCTTCCCCTATATTTTGAGCATTCCTCAAGCTGAAACAGAGCGCATTCTCACCGAGCATCTAGAGAGCTTTGGAAAGAAGATCAAACGGGGAGTGAAGCTCTCTTCGATAAGAAACGGGTGTGCGACGCTCTCCCAAAAAACGGGAGAAGAGGAGCTGATTGCTCCCACTTGGATCATCGGCTGCGATGGAGCTCACAGCAGCGTGCGCCACAGTTTGAACGTTCCATTCAAAGGAACGAAGTTCTCCGAGGTATTCATTCTTGCAGATCTCACCGTTGAGGGACCTTATGCGCACGATGAAGCTCACCTCTTCTTCAGCGATGAGGGGCTCTTTGGTTTTGTCCCTCTTCCTCAACCGAACCAGTTCCGTCTCATCGCCCCTTTTCCTGAAGATTCAAAGATCACAGCAGAAACTCTCGATCTGGACTTCTTTGAAAAGATGGCACGCCAGCGGATCGGATTTGGAGATCTTCACATTAAAAACCCCACCTGGATCTCTCTCTTTCATGTGCATAGACGCATCGTCTCTCAGATGCGTTTTGAAAATATCTTCTTGGCGGGAGATGCGGCGCACATCCACAGCCCAGCGGGTGGACAGGGGCTAAACATGAGCGTGCAAGACGCCTATAACCTCGCATGGAAGCTAGCATTTGTGGAGAGTGGAAGAGCTCCCGATTCTCTTCTAAATAGTTATCAGAAGGAGCGCCATCCGGTTGCAAAACGCGTTCTCTTTTCAACGACGCTCGTAACAGAGATCATCACCTCTCCAGTAAAGTGGACCAAGGATGTCGCAAGCTTTGTGATGCGCCTTCTTCTTAAAACTCCTGCAAGAATGATTCTTCTGCGAGGAATGGCTGGCATCTCCATCCGCTACAAGGGAAACTCCATTCGCTCTCAATCTTTTTGGGACCGCTTCTGGTGCGCACCAAAAGTAGGCGTGCGAGCCCCGGATGCTGAGCTTGCAGATCGGACGAAGCTCTTTGACGCCCTGCGTCAAAAAGATTTTCTCCTTCTTACCTTTGCTCCCCTGCCGGCACACATCAAAGAAAAACTTGAATCCCTCGGCATCGCCACTCTCCTAGCAGAGGGTGAAACCGTACGAAAAGTCTATTCTGCAAAGGAAGGAAGCCTCTTCCTCATCCGCCCCGACGGCTACATCTCTTACCGCAGCCGCACGCTAAACCAGCAGCACCTGCTGGACTATCTCAGCGCTTTCTGCTACACTTCTGCGCCTTAA